In Daphnia magna isolate NIES linkage group LG6, ASM2063170v1.1, whole genome shotgun sequence, the following are encoded in one genomic region:
- the LOC123473667 gene encoding uncharacterized protein LOC123473667 isoform X2, producing MLMSLNGYRDQAVLRHRKRSVIFQWLTAIFLFVNLVACLTLISAICNQNELLKATRSNEEGVYFTPNINTAMHNHPATAFQGAAANGSARHGSMSYTLLDSSPPCCRAALSARSFSLLAKRR from the exons ATGTTGATGTCTCTCAACGGCTATAGAGATCAAGCTGTGCTACGACACAG GAAAAGAAGtgttatttttcaatggctgACAGCGATTTTCCTATTCGTCAATCTTGTTGCTTGCCTCACTTTGATCAGCGCCATTTGCAATCAAAATGAGCTGCTGAAAGCAACGAGATCGAATGAGGAGGGCGTCTATTTCACTCCAAATATCAACACG gCAATGCATAACCATCCAGCAACTGCGTTTCAGGGTGCAGCGGCCAACGGCAGTGCACGGCACGGCTCAATGTCCTATACCTTGTTGGATTCTTCTCCACCCTGTTGCAGAGCGGCTCTCTCTGCCCGCTCCTTCTCTCTCCTCGCCAAACGGCGTTGA
- the LOC123473667 gene encoding uncharacterized protein LOC123473667 isoform X1 encodes MIISVCVEKNVVNMLMSLNGYRDQAVLRHRKRSVIFQWLTAIFLFVNLVACLTLISAICNQNELLKATRSNEEGVYFTPNINTAMHNHPATAFQGAAANGSARHGSMSYTLLDSSPPCCRAALSARSFSLLAKRR; translated from the exons A TGATTATCTCTGTATGTGTTGAAAAAAACGTTGTCAACATGTTGATGTCTCTCAACGGCTATAGAGATCAAGCTGTGCTACGACACAG GAAAAGAAGtgttatttttcaatggctgACAGCGATTTTCCTATTCGTCAATCTTGTTGCTTGCCTCACTTTGATCAGCGCCATTTGCAATCAAAATGAGCTGCTGAAAGCAACGAGATCGAATGAGGAGGGCGTCTATTTCACTCCAAATATCAACACG gCAATGCATAACCATCCAGCAACTGCGTTTCAGGGTGCAGCGGCCAACGGCAGTGCACGGCACGGCTCAATGTCCTATACCTTGTTGGATTCTTCTCCACCCTGTTGCAGAGCGGCTCTCTCTGCCCGCTCCTTCTCTCTCCTCGCCAAACGGCGTTGA
- the LOC123473667 gene encoding uncharacterized protein LOC123473667 isoform X3 — protein MIISVCVEKNVVNMLMSLNGYRDQAVLRHRKRSVIFQWLTAIFLFVNLVACLTLISAICNQNELLKATRSNEEGVYFTPNINTKQSGIIMKAIYH, from the exons A TGATTATCTCTGTATGTGTTGAAAAAAACGTTGTCAACATGTTGATGTCTCTCAACGGCTATAGAGATCAAGCTGTGCTACGACACAG GAAAAGAAGtgttatttttcaatggctgACAGCGATTTTCCTATTCGTCAATCTTGTTGCTTGCCTCACTTTGATCAGCGCCATTTGCAATCAAAATGAGCTGCTGAAAGCAACGAGATCGAATGAGGAGGGCGTCTATTTCACTCCAAATATCAACACG AAACAGTCGGGAATAATTATGAAAGCAATATATCATTAG
- the LOC123473667 gene encoding uncharacterized protein LOC123473667 isoform X4 — MIISVCVEKNVVNMLMSLNGYRDQAVLRHRKRSVIFQWLTAIFLFVNLVACLTLISAICNQNELLKATRSNEEGVYFTPNINTSGIIMKAIYH, encoded by the exons A TGATTATCTCTGTATGTGTTGAAAAAAACGTTGTCAACATGTTGATGTCTCTCAACGGCTATAGAGATCAAGCTGTGCTACGACACAG GAAAAGAAGtgttatttttcaatggctgACAGCGATTTTCCTATTCGTCAATCTTGTTGCTTGCCTCACTTTGATCAGCGCCATTTGCAATCAAAATGAGCTGCTGAAAGCAACGAGATCGAATGAGGAGGGCGTCTATTTCACTCCAAATATCAACACG TCGGGAATAATTATGAAAGCAATATATCATTAG